Proteins encoded in a region of the Fusarium falciforme chromosome 6, complete sequence genome:
- a CDS encoding Dolichol-phosphate mannosyltransferase subunit 1, with the protein MASKANKYSVILPTYNERKNLPIMTWLLNRMFTENNLEWELIIVDDGSPDGTQEVALQLVEAYSPHVVLKTRTGKLGLGTAYVHGLQFVTGNFVIIMDADFSHHPKFIPQMVALQEKGNYDIVTGTRYAGDGGVYGWDLKRKFVSRGANLFADTVLRPGVSDLTGSFRLYKRSVLEKVISSTESKGYSFQMEMMVRAKAMGCTVAEVPISFVDRLYGESKLGGDEIVQYAQGVFNLWLKV; encoded by the exons ATGGCCTCCAAAGCGAACAAGTACTCGGTTATCCTGCCGACCTACAATGAGCGCAAGAACCTCCCCATTATGACCTGGTTGTTGAACCGCATGTTCACTGAGAA CAACCTCGAATGGGAactcatcatcgtcgacgacggcTCCCCCGATGGAACCCAAGAAGTTGCCctccagctcgtcgaggCCTACTCCCCCCACGTCGTCCTCAAGACCCGAACCGGCAAGCTCGGCCTCGGAACAGCCTACGTCCACGGCCTGCAGTTCGTGACTGGCAACtttgtcatcatcatggacgcCGACTTCTCGCACCACCCCAAGTTCATCCCCCAGATGGTGGCCCTCCAGGAGAAAGGCAACTACGATATTGTCACTGGAACCCGCTACGCTGGTGATGGCGGTGTTTACGGCTGGGACCTCAAGCGCAAGTTTGTCAGTCGTGGCGCCAACCTGTTCGCCGACACTGTGCTCCGACCCGGCGTTAGCGACCTGACTGGTAGCTTCCGTCTGTACAAGCGATCCGTCCTCGAGAAGGTTATCTCCAGCACCGAGAGCAAGGGATACAGCTTccagatggagatgatggtgcgcgccaaggccatgggctGCACCGTCGCCGAGGTGCCCATCTCGTTCGTCGACCGTCTGTACGGTGAGAGCAAGCTGGGCGGTGACGAGATCGTCCAGTACGCTCAGGGTGTCTTCAACCTGTGGCTCAAGGTGTAA
- a CDS encoding BTB domain-containing protein, whose product MASKDGLKEHKHESSKPAEPALRQLIPDGDIMLLVGPEQKKVQISSHLLCKSSPVFKTMLNSDFEEGKAFRERNGAPAEIKLPDDSPETV is encoded by the exons ATGGCCTCCAAAGACGGCCTGAAAGAGCATAAACACGAAAGCTCCA AACCCGCTGAACCCGCCTTGCGGCAACTCATCCCTGATGGCGATATCATGCTCCTCGTTGGTCCCGAGCAGAAAAAGGTCCAAATCTCGTCGCACCTGCTCTGCAAGTCCTCTCCAGTTTTCAAGACCATGCTGAACTCCGATTTCGAGGAGGGTAAAGCATTCCGCGAGAGAAATGGCGCCCCGGCCGAGATCAAGCTTCCGGATGACAGCCCAGAGACGGTCTAG